A genomic stretch from Bos javanicus breed banteng chromosome 3, ARS-OSU_banteng_1.0, whole genome shotgun sequence includes:
- the CIMAP3 gene encoding ciliary microtubule-associated protein 3 isoform X2, with the protein MESIHERARVFESPYREELWSRASRRFSKIMPSVLSRSLKENNIMLHITQPFLWDFDHEPLLNYSFGTCQNRKIFPHIHPQSLLGNKFPPIRGAPNRGPGCYIAEDYGLAYNLSKIPTSKKGYTLGARTATRFKPVSKDMTPYPGMYQTVNVREQTHKPNFAPFNALLPRFWTYSKDSYYPGPTTYNLEIKPPKRVRWPMKFGSPDWAQVPCLQKRTLRTELPTDKDFRKHRNRLAYLSLYYD; encoded by the exons ATGGAGTCAATACACGAGAGAGCCAGGGTTTTTGAAAGTCCCTATAGGGAAGAGTTATGGTCCAGAGCTTCTCGGAGATTTtcaaagatcatgccatctgtcCTATCCAGGAGCTTGAAGGAAAACAACATTATGCTACACATCACCCAGCCATTCCTTTGGGACTTCGATCATG agCCGCTGCTTAACTATTCCTTTGGAACATGTCAGAATAGGAAGATCTTTCCTCACATCCATCCCCAAAGCTTGTTGGGAAACAAATTTCCCCCTATTAGAGGAGCCCCCAACAGAGGGCCTGGATGTTATATAGCAGAAGAC TATGGCTTGGCATACAACCTCTCTAAGATCCCGACCAGTAAAAAAGGATACACTCTTGGTGCCAGAACAGCTACAAGGTTTAAGCCAGTTAGCAAG GATATGACACCTTACCCAGGCATGTACCAGACAGTCAATGTTCGAGAGCAAACACACAAACCAAATTTTGCTCCATTTAATGCCTTGTTGCCTCGCTTTTGGACATACTCAAAGGACTCTTATTATCCTGG CCCTACCACATACAACCTAGAGATAAAGCCACCCAAGAGAGTCAGATGGCCAATGAAATTTGGATCTCCAGACTGGGCTCAGGTTCCATGTCTACAGAAAAGAACCCTGAGAACTGAG CTGCCCACAGACAAAGACTTTAGAAAGCATCGGAACCGTCTGGCCTACCTAAGCCTGTACTATGACTGA
- the CIMAP3 gene encoding ciliary microtubule-associated protein 3 isoform X3: MCFVKAEPLLNYSFGTCQNRKIFPHIHPQSLLGNKFPPIRGAPNRGPGCYIAEDKYGLAYNLSKIPTSKKGYTLGARTATRFKPVSKDMTPYPGMYQTVNVREQTHKPNFAPFNALLPRFWTYSKDSYYPGPTTYNLEIKPPKRVRWPMKFGSPDWAQVPCLQKRTLRTELPTDKDFRKHRNRLAYLSLYYD, from the exons ATGTGCTTCGTTAAAGCAG agCCGCTGCTTAACTATTCCTTTGGAACATGTCAGAATAGGAAGATCTTTCCTCACATCCATCCCCAAAGCTTGTTGGGAAACAAATTTCCCCCTATTAGAGGAGCCCCCAACAGAGGGCCTGGATGTTATATAGCAGAAGAC AAGTATGGCTTGGCATACAACCTCTCTAAGATCCCGACCAGTAAAAAAGGATACACTCTTGGTGCCAGAACAGCTACAAGGTTTAAGCCAGTTAGCAAG GATATGACACCTTACCCAGGCATGTACCAGACAGTCAATGTTCGAGAGCAAACACACAAACCAAATTTTGCTCCATTTAATGCCTTGTTGCCTCGCTTTTGGACATACTCAAAGGACTCTTATTATCCTGG CCCTACCACATACAACCTAGAGATAAAGCCACCCAAGAGAGTCAGATGGCCAATGAAATTTGGATCTCCAGACTGGGCTCAGGTTCCATGTCTACAGAAAAGAACCCTGAGAACTGAG CTGCCCACAGACAAAGACTTTAGAAAGCATCGGAACCGTCTGGCCTACCTAAGCCTGTACTATGACTGA
- the CIMAP3 gene encoding ciliary microtubule-associated protein 3 isoform X1: protein MESIHERARVFESPYREELWSRASRRFSKIMPSVLSRSLKENNIMLHITQPFLWDFDHEPLLNYSFGTCQNRKIFPHIHPQSLLGNKFPPIRGAPNRGPGCYIAEDKYGLAYNLSKIPTSKKGYTLGARTATRFKPVSKDMTPYPGMYQTVNVREQTHKPNFAPFNALLPRFWTYSKDSYYPGPTTYNLEIKPPKRVRWPMKFGSPDWAQVPCLQKRTLRTELPTDKDFRKHRNRLAYLSLYYD, encoded by the exons ATGGAGTCAATACACGAGAGAGCCAGGGTTTTTGAAAGTCCCTATAGGGAAGAGTTATGGTCCAGAGCTTCTCGGAGATTTtcaaagatcatgccatctgtcCTATCCAGGAGCTTGAAGGAAAACAACATTATGCTACACATCACCCAGCCATTCCTTTGGGACTTCGATCATG agCCGCTGCTTAACTATTCCTTTGGAACATGTCAGAATAGGAAGATCTTTCCTCACATCCATCCCCAAAGCTTGTTGGGAAACAAATTTCCCCCTATTAGAGGAGCCCCCAACAGAGGGCCTGGATGTTATATAGCAGAAGAC AAGTATGGCTTGGCATACAACCTCTCTAAGATCCCGACCAGTAAAAAAGGATACACTCTTGGTGCCAGAACAGCTACAAGGTTTAAGCCAGTTAGCAAG GATATGACACCTTACCCAGGCATGTACCAGACAGTCAATGTTCGAGAGCAAACACACAAACCAAATTTTGCTCCATTTAATGCCTTGTTGCCTCGCTTTTGGACATACTCAAAGGACTCTTATTATCCTGG CCCTACCACATACAACCTAGAGATAAAGCCACCCAAGAGAGTCAGATGGCCAATGAAATTTGGATCTCCAGACTGGGCTCAGGTTCCATGTCTACAGAAAAGAACCCTGAGAACTGAG CTGCCCACAGACAAAGACTTTAGAAAGCATCGGAACCGTCTGGCCTACCTAAGCCTGTACTATGACTGA